One genomic segment of Balaenoptera musculus isolate JJ_BM4_2016_0621 chromosome 11, mBalMus1.pri.v3, whole genome shotgun sequence includes these proteins:
- the BHLHE40 gene encoding LOW QUALITY PROTEIN: class E basic helix-loop-helix protein 40 (The sequence of the model RefSeq protein was modified relative to this genomic sequence to represent the inferred CDS: inserted 1 base in 1 codon): MERIPSAQPPPACLPKAPGLEPGDLPGMDFAHMYQVYXSRRGIKRSEDSKETYKLPHRLIEKKRRDRINECIAQLKDLLPEHLKLTTLGHLEKAVVLELTLKHVKALTNLIDQQQQKIIALQSGLQAGDLSGRNVEAGQEMFCSGFQTCAREVLQYLAKHENTRDLKSSQLVTHLHRVVSELLQGGTARKPSDPAAKAMDFKEKPSSLAKGSEGPGKNCVPVIQRTFARSSGEQSGSDTDTDSGYGGESEKTELRVEQPYFKSDHGRRFTMGERIGAIKQESEEPPMKKSRMQLSDDEGHFTSSDLISSPFLGPHPHQPPFCLPFYLIPPSATAYLPMLEKCWYPTSVPVLYPGLNASAAALTSFMNPDKISAPLLMPQRLPSPLPAHPAIDSSALLQALKQIPPLNLETKD; the protein is encoded by the exons ATGGAGCGGATCCCCAGTGCGCAACCGCCCCCCGCTTGCCTGCCCAAAGCGCCAGGACTGGAGCCCGGAGACCTACCAGG GATGGATTTTGCCCACATGTACCAAGTGT AGTCGCGGCGGGGAATAAAGCGGAGCGAGGATAGCAAG GAGACCTACAAACTGCCGCACCGGCTCATCGAGAAAAAGAGACGTGACCGGATTAACGAGTGCATCGCCCAGCTGAAGGATCTCCTCCCCGAACATCTCAAACTTACA ACTTTGGGTCACTTGGAAAAAGCAGTGGTTCTTGAGCTTACCTTGAAGCATGTGAAAGCACTAACAAACCTAATTGATCAACAACAGCAGAAAATCATTGCCCTGCAGAGCGGTTTGCAAGCTG GTGATCTGTCGGGGAGAAATGTCGAAGCAGGTCAAGAGATGTTCTGCTCAGGTTTCCAGACATGTGCCCGGGAGGTGCTTCAGTACCTGGCCAAGCACGAGAACACCCGGGACCTGAAATCTTCCCAGCTCGTCACCCACCTCCACCGTGTGGTCTCCGAGCTCCTGCAGGGTGGTACCGCCAGGAAGCCGTCAGACCCAGCTGCCAAAGCAATGGACTTCAAGGAGAAACCCAGCTCCCTGGCCAAAGGCTCTGAAGGCCCAGGGAAAAACTGTGTGCCAGTCATCCAGAGGACTTTCGCTCGCTCGAGCGGCGAGCAGAGTGGCAGTGACACGGACACAGACAGTGGCTATGGAGGAGAATCGGAGAAGACTGAGCTGCGTGTCGAGCAGCCGTACTTCAAAAGTGATCATGGACGCAGGTTCACCATGGGAGAAAGGATCGGTGCTATTAAGCAAGAATCCGAAGAACCCCCCATGAAAAAGAGCAGAATGCAGCTCTCAGATGATGAAGGCCATTTCACTAGCAGTGACCTGATCAGCTCCCCGTTCCTGGGCCCACACCCGCACCAGCCTCCCTTTTGCCTGCCCTTCTATCTGATCCCACCGTCAGCGACTGCCTACTTGCCCATGCTGGAGAAATGCTGGTATCCCACCTCTGTCCCAGTGTTATACCCAGGCCTCAACGCCTCTGCCGCAGCTCTCACCAGCTTCATGAACCCAGACAAGATCTCAGCCCCCTTGCTCATGCCCCAGAGACTCCCTTCTCCCTTGCCAGCCCATCCGGCCATCGACTCTTCCGCCCTGCTCCAAGCTCTGAAGCAGATCCCCCCTTTAAACTTAGAAACCAAAGACTAA